Proteins encoded by one window of Cannabis sativa cultivar Pink pepper isolate KNU-18-1 chromosome 4, ASM2916894v1, whole genome shotgun sequence:
- the LOC133036505 gene encoding uncharacterized protein LOC133036505: MSQNLTSVLLMCCSVIMNNPHPDPLLVTILAKELYSVKMHPGSCINSHLLMMNLKFQKANLLGIDLSREQWVQLILNSLPPEYNEFVISYMINNSNSSDMDKLEAELRAHERNLIAMGPPGFAINNRRKRTRYEGSSKTASSSTIIRHNLLCSNCNENGHHEERCPRLLNNSNEVA, translated from the exons atgagccaaaaccttacttctgttttattgatgtgttgtagtgtcattatgaataaccctcaccccgatcctctcttagttactatcttagcaaaagaactctatagtgtgaaaatgcatcctggtagttgcattaactcgcacctgttgatgatgaatctgaagttccaaaaggcaaatctactaggaattgatttatcaagagaacaatgggtccaacttatccttaatagtcttcctccggagtataatgaatttgttatctcttacatgatcaacaattctaactcctccgacatggacaagctcgaagcagaattacgagcccatgaacggaacttgattgcaatgggtccccctgggtttgcaatcaataatcgaaggaaaaggactaggtatgaaggatctagcaaaactgcttcttcaagtacaattatcagacataatcttctatgttcgaattgtaatgaaaatggacatcatgaagaacgatgtcccaggcttctaaacaattcaaacgaag ttgcttga